A section of the Quatrionicoccus australiensis genome encodes:
- the nuoH gene encoding NADH-quinone oxidoreductase subunit NuoH → MDALMNFGLGIFGGAWPAVWTLLKIVLIVAPLMLSIAYLTWAERKVIGYMQVRIGPNRVGPWGLIQPIADGLKLLMKEIVVPSGANKAIFIIAPMLAIAPALAAWAVVPFTDTLVLANIDASLLYIMAITSMGVYGIILSGWASNSKYAFLGAMRAAAQMVSYEISMGFALICVLMVSNSLNLVSIVHAQEHGRFADWGLGFLSWNWLPLFPMFLVYLISGVAETNRAPFDVCEGESEIVAGFHVEYSGMAFAVFFLAEYGNMILVSTLTSIMFLGGWLSPVGFLPDGILWLFAKVAAILFLFLWFRATFPRYRYDQLMRLGWKVFVPVCLVWLVVVGCWMMSPLNIWK, encoded by the coding sequence ATGGACGCACTGATGAATTTCGGTCTGGGTATCTTTGGTGGTGCCTGGCCTGCCGTCTGGACCCTGCTCAAGATCGTCCTGATCGTTGCCCCGCTGATGCTGAGCATTGCCTATCTGACCTGGGCGGAACGCAAGGTGATCGGCTACATGCAGGTTCGTATCGGTCCGAACCGGGTTGGTCCCTGGGGCTTGATCCAGCCGATCGCCGACGGTCTGAAGCTGTTGATGAAGGAAATCGTGGTGCCGAGCGGTGCCAACAAGGCGATCTTCATCATTGCGCCGATGCTGGCCATCGCGCCGGCGCTGGCTGCCTGGGCTGTCGTGCCTTTCACCGATACGCTGGTGCTTGCCAATATCGATGCCAGCCTGCTTTACATCATGGCCATCACCTCGATGGGCGTCTACGGCATCATCCTGTCGGGCTGGGCATCCAACTCCAAGTACGCTTTCCTTGGTGCCATGCGTGCCGCGGCCCAGATGGTTTCCTACGAAATCTCGATGGGCTTCGCGCTGATCTGTGTGCTGATGGTGTCCAACAGCCTGAACCTGGTCAGCATCGTGCATGCGCAGGAACATGGTCGTTTTGCCGACTGGGGCCTGGGTTTCCTTTCATGGAACTGGTTGCCGCTGTTCCCGATGTTCCTGGTTTACCTGATCTCCGGGGTTGCCGAAACCAACCGTGCGCCGTTCGACGTTTGCGAAGGTGAATCGGAAATCGTTGCCGGTTTCCACGTTGAGTATTCGGGCATGGCCTTCGCGGTATTCTTCTTGGCCGAATACGGCAACATGATTCTGGTCTCCACGCTGACCTCGATCATGTTCCTCGGCGGTTGGTTGTCTCCGGTCGGTTTCCTGCCGGATGGCATTCTCTGGCTGTTTGCCAAGGTTGCCGCGATTCTCTTCCTGTTCCTCTGGTTCCGTGCCACCTTCCCGCGTTATCGCTACGACCAGCTGATGCGTCTGGGCTGGAAAGTGTTCGTGCCGGTTTGCCTGGTTTGGCTCGTTGTCGTGGGATGCTGGATGATGTCCCCGCTGAATATCTGGAAGTGA
- the nuoK gene encoding NADH-quinone oxidoreductase subunit NuoK: protein MLTLSLSHFLILGAILFAISVVGIFLNRKNLLVLLMAIELMLLAVNMNFVAFSHYLQDLSGQIFVFFILTVAAAESAIGLAILIVLFRNLKSIHVDDLDSLKG, encoded by the coding sequence ATGCTAACTCTGTCACTCTCGCATTTCCTGATTCTGGGCGCGATCCTCTTCGCGATCAGCGTTGTCGGCATCTTTCTTAACCGGAAGAACCTGCTGGTGTTGCTGATGGCCATCGAACTGATGCTCCTGGCGGTCAACATGAATTTCGTGGCCTTTTCGCACTACCTGCAGGACTTGTCCGGCCAGATCTTCGTCTTTTTCATTCTGACTGTCGCCGCAGCCGAATCTGCCATTGGCCTCGCCATACTGATCGTGCTGTTCCGCAACCTCAAGAGCATCCATGTGGATGACCTGGACAGCCTGAAGGGTTAA
- the nuoG gene encoding NADH-quinone oxidoreductase subunit NuoG — protein sequence MLEIEIDGKKAQVPDGSTVMDAAQQVGVYIPHFCYHKKLSIAANCRMCLVQVEKAPKPLPACATPVTNGMKVFTHSELAVKAQKGVMEFLLINHPLDCPICDQGGECQLQDMSVGYGPMKSRYTEEKHVVFHKNVGPLISMEEMSRCIHCTRCVRFGQEVAGIMELGMANRNMHSEITTFLGRTVDSELSGNMIDLCPVGALTSKPFRYTARSWELQRRKSVSPHDSVGANLVVQVKHDNVMRVLPRENEAVNECWISDKERFSYQSLSSDQRLTKPLVKQGGEWREVDWNVALDYVAHGLKDVARNHGGDAIAALASPASTLEELYLLGKVFKGLGSGNVDFRPRQLDFGTDFKRAGTPWLGLKLADIKDLDAALVVGSFLRKDHPLIAQRLRQAAKKFTKVSLLSVTSDDQLIQLHANLTVAPAQLAQSLAAVVKAAAELKGTAVPAGLEGVAVCETSKKIAQSLLEGEKRAVFLGNVATQSAQATQLHALALELGKLTGATVGFLGEAANVVGGHSGWALPSGANARQMFEQPRKAYFLLGIEPEFDYANPQVAFAALKQASLVVFASAFKNDLALEYADVILPIAPYTETAGTFVNIEGRVQSFNGVVKARGDARPAWKLLRVLGNVLTLDGFAYESSEAVRDEVLGKDAEFVANLDNGLNGVAIQLPSGVEGLQRIADVPINFADPMARRSPALQQTADGVAPSARINEQTLAQLGLVAGSPVRLKQGSGEAVLTAKADNNVPLGCIRVAAAHASTAGLGEMFGLITVERA from the coding sequence ATGCTAGAAATCGAGATCGACGGCAAGAAAGCGCAAGTGCCTGACGGCAGCACGGTGATGGACGCCGCGCAGCAGGTTGGGGTTTACATTCCGCATTTCTGCTACCACAAAAAATTATCGATTGCCGCCAACTGCCGCATGTGTCTTGTGCAGGTGGAAAAGGCACCGAAGCCGCTGCCTGCCTGTGCGACGCCGGTGACCAACGGCATGAAGGTATTTACCCACTCCGAACTGGCCGTCAAGGCACAGAAGGGGGTGATGGAATTCCTGCTTATCAACCATCCGCTGGATTGCCCGATCTGCGATCAGGGCGGCGAATGTCAGCTGCAGGACATGTCGGTCGGTTATGGTCCGATGAAGAGTCGGTATACCGAAGAGAAACACGTGGTGTTCCACAAGAATGTCGGGCCGCTGATCTCCATGGAAGAGATGAGCCGTTGCATTCACTGCACCCGTTGCGTTCGCTTTGGTCAGGAAGTGGCCGGGATCATGGAGCTTGGCATGGCCAATCGCAACATGCATTCCGAAATTACGACCTTCCTCGGTCGTACGGTCGACTCCGAATTGTCGGGCAATATGATCGATCTCTGTCCGGTCGGCGCCTTGACTTCCAAGCCTTTCCGCTACACCGCCCGCTCGTGGGAGTTGCAGCGCCGCAAGTCGGTCAGCCCGCACGATTCCGTCGGTGCCAACCTAGTTGTCCAGGTCAAGCACGACAATGTGATGCGCGTCCTGCCGCGCGAAAACGAAGCGGTCAATGAGTGCTGGATCTCCGACAAGGAGCGTTTCTCTTACCAGTCCCTGAGTTCCGATCAGCGCCTTACCAAGCCCTTGGTCAAGCAGGGTGGCGAGTGGCGTGAAGTCGACTGGAATGTGGCACTCGACTACGTCGCGCATGGTCTCAAAGACGTTGCTCGCAATCACGGTGGGGACGCGATCGCTGCGCTGGCATCGCCGGCGTCGACGCTGGAAGAACTTTATCTGCTGGGCAAGGTCTTCAAGGGCCTGGGTAGCGGCAATGTCGATTTCCGTCCGCGTCAGCTCGACTTCGGTACCGATTTCAAGCGCGCCGGTACGCCGTGGCTAGGCCTCAAGCTTGCCGACATCAAGGATCTTGATGCCGCCCTCGTCGTCGGTTCCTTCCTGCGCAAGGATCATCCGCTGATCGCCCAGCGCCTGCGTCAGGCCGCCAAGAAATTTACCAAGGTCAGCCTGTTGTCGGTGACTTCCGACGATCAACTGATCCAGTTGCACGCCAACCTCACGGTTGCCCCCGCGCAACTGGCGCAGTCGCTGGCTGCCGTGGTCAAAGCAGCTGCCGAACTCAAGGGCACTGCCGTTCCGGCCGGTCTGGAAGGCGTCGCTGTTTGCGAAACCAGCAAGAAGATCGCACAGAGCCTTCTTGAAGGCGAAAAGCGCGCAGTCTTCCTCGGCAATGTTGCGACGCAGTCGGCGCAAGCCACCCAGTTGCATGCCTTGGCGCTTGAACTCGGCAAGCTGACCGGTGCCACCGTCGGCTTCCTTGGTGAAGCCGCCAACGTCGTTGGTGGTCATTCTGGCTGGGCCCTGCCGTCCGGTGCCAATGCACGTCAGATGTTCGAACAGCCGCGCAAGGCCTACTTCCTGCTCGGCATCGAACCGGAATTCGATTATGCGAACCCGCAAGTTGCGTTTGCTGCATTGAAGCAGGCCAGTCTGGTCGTCTTCGCTTCGGCTTTCAAGAATGATCTTGCCCTCGAATACGCCGATGTGATCCTGCCGATTGCGCCTTATACCGAAACGGCGGGTACCTTCGTGAATATCGAAGGTCGTGTCCAGAGCTTCAATGGTGTCGTCAAGGCCCGCGGCGATGCCCGTCCGGCCTGGAAGTTGTTGCGTGTTCTCGGCAACGTCCTGACCCTCGATGGTTTTGCTTACGAATCCAGCGAAGCGGTGCGTGACGAAGTGCTTGGCAAGGATGCCGAGTTTGTCGCCAACCTCGACAATGGTTTGAACGGCGTCGCAATTCAACTGCCGTCCGGTGTTGAAGGCCTGCAACGTATTGCCGATGTGCCGATCAACTTTGCCGATCCGATGGCTCGTCGTTCGCCGGCGTTGCAACAGACTGCTGATGGTGTCGCACCCAGCGCCCGCATCAATGAACAAACCCTGGCGCAGCTTGGTTTGGTGGCCGGTTCACCGGTTCGCCTGAAGCAGGGCAGCGGCGAGGCCGTCCTGACCGCCAAGGCAGACAACAATGTACCGCTCGGTTGCATCCGTGTTGCCGCGGCGCATGCCTCGACCGCCGGTCTTGGCGAGATGTTTGGCCTGATTACCGTGGAGCGTGCATAA
- a CDS encoding NADH-quinone oxidoreductase subunit M — protein MSNYLLSLAIWIPIFGGFGVLVAGSLGDDSKARATALLVAVVGFLVTIPLWTGFDVANGGMQFVELKTWIPRFNINYHLGVDGISMLFVLLNAFITIIVVAAGWEVIQNKVAQYNAAFLIMSGLMNGIFTSLDGVLFYVFFEASLIPLYLIIGIWGGPKRVYAAFKFFLYTLFGSLLLLIALMYLFIQSGGSFSILEWHKLPLQLGPQIWIFLAFMISFAVKVPMWPVHTWLPDAHVEAPTGGSIVLAAIALKLGAYGFLRFSLPIAPDASHELSSLVIGLSLIAVVYIGFVALVQSDMKKLVAYSSIAHMGFVTLGFFLFSAIGIEGALVQMVSHGFVSGAMFFCIGVMYDRVHSRQIADYGGVVNTMPKFAALFMLFSMANAGLPATSGFIGEFMIILGAVKLNFWVAFAAASSLIVGAAYTLWMYKRVVFGDVANHHVAEMSDINKREFAILGVLALCTLGMGLYPQPFTEVMHASVNELLNHVNISKIH, from the coding sequence ATGTCGAATTACCTGCTCTCACTTGCCATCTGGATCCCGATTTTCGGCGGCTTTGGCGTACTTGTCGCCGGCAGTCTGGGTGATGACTCCAAGGCGCGTGCCACTGCGCTGTTGGTCGCTGTTGTCGGCTTTCTGGTCACGATCCCGTTGTGGACCGGTTTTGATGTTGCCAATGGCGGCATGCAGTTCGTCGAACTGAAGACCTGGATTCCCCGCTTCAATATCAACTATCACCTCGGGGTTGACGGCATTTCGATGCTCTTCGTGCTGCTCAATGCCTTCATCACGATCATTGTTGTTGCGGCAGGCTGGGAAGTGATCCAGAACAAGGTTGCCCAGTACAACGCGGCTTTCCTGATCATGTCCGGTTTGATGAACGGTATTTTCACCTCGCTTGACGGAGTGCTGTTCTATGTCTTCTTCGAAGCTTCGCTGATCCCGCTCTACCTGATCATCGGTATCTGGGGCGGCCCGAAGCGTGTATACGCCGCTTTCAAGTTCTTCCTCTATACCCTGTTCGGTTCCCTGCTTCTGCTGATTGCCCTGATGTATCTGTTCATCCAGTCGGGCGGCAGTTTCTCGATTCTCGAATGGCACAAGCTGCCGCTGCAACTTGGTCCGCAGATCTGGATTTTCCTGGCCTTCATGATTTCCTTTGCGGTCAAGGTGCCGATGTGGCCGGTGCATACCTGGTTGCCGGATGCTCACGTCGAAGCGCCGACCGGTGGTTCCATCGTGCTGGCCGCGATCGCCCTGAAGCTCGGTGCTTACGGTTTCCTGCGGTTCTCGCTGCCGATCGCGCCGGATGCCTCGCATGAGTTGTCGAGTCTGGTCATCGGCCTGTCGCTGATCGCTGTGGTTTATATCGGCTTTGTCGCACTGGTTCAGTCCGACATGAAGAAGCTGGTGGCCTATTCGTCGATCGCGCACATGGGCTTTGTGACCCTGGGTTTCTTCCTGTTCAGCGCGATCGGTATCGAAGGCGCTCTGGTTCAGATGGTTTCGCACGGTTTCGTGTCGGGCGCCATGTTCTTCTGTATTGGCGTCATGTATGACCGCGTGCATAGCCGGCAAATTGCCGATTACGGCGGTGTGGTCAATACCATGCCGAAGTTCGCTGCCCTGTTCATGCTGTTCTCGATGGCCAACGCCGGTTTGCCGGCTACCTCCGGCTTCATCGGCGAATTCATGATCATTCTGGGTGCCGTCAAACTTAATTTCTGGGTTGCCTTCGCTGCCGCCAGCTCGCTGATCGTCGGCGCTGCCTACACCTTGTGGATGTACAAGCGCGTGGTCTTCGGCGATGTTGCCAACCACCACGTGGCCGAGATGAGCGATATCAACAAGCGCGAGTTTGCCATTCTTGGCGTGCTTGCCCTCTGCACGCTGGGTATGGGTCTCTATCCGCAACCCTTCACGGAAGTCATGCACGCTTCGGTCAACGAGCTGCTGAATCACGTCAACATCAGCAAGATTCACTAA
- a CDS encoding NUDIX domain-containing protein has translation MSHDSHLIESEITSESVFKGCLLNVRKDSVRLPDGNESVREYIVHPGAVVILAFLPNGNLLFERQFRYPLRRVFLELPAGKIDPGEAILDTARRELREETGYEASDWEYLGVMHPCIGYSDERIEIFAARGLHPAGAQELDHNEFLEVVELSPADAKQAVWDGRITDAKTITSLFWLDKP, from the coding sequence ATGTCGCACGATAGTCACCTGATTGAATCCGAGATCACATCGGAAAGCGTGTTCAAGGGTTGCCTGCTCAACGTTCGCAAGGACTCTGTGCGGCTGCCCGACGGCAATGAGTCGGTGCGCGAATACATCGTGCATCCCGGCGCCGTCGTCATCCTGGCTTTCCTGCCCAACGGCAATCTGTTGTTCGAGCGCCAGTTCCGCTACCCGCTACGCCGCGTTTTCCTTGAGTTGCCGGCGGGCAAGATTGATCCGGGCGAAGCGATCCTCGATACCGCCCGCCGCGAATTGCGCGAAGAAACCGGCTACGAAGCGAGCGACTGGGAATACCTCGGCGTGATGCATCCCTGCATCGGCTACTCGGACGAGCGCATCGAAATTTTCGCAGCGCGCGGCCTGCATCCGGCCGGCGCGCAGGAGCTGGATCACAACGAGTTCCTGGAGGTCGTCGAATTGTCCCCTGCGGATGCCAAGCAGGCGGTCTGGGATGGCCGGATCACCGATGCCAAGACCATCACCTCCTTGTTCTGGCTGGACAAGCCCTGA
- a CDS encoding NADH-quinone oxidoreductase subunit J, with protein sequence MDFQTLVFFFLSAILIVASLRVITARNPVHAALHLILAFFTCGGIWALLQAEFLAIAIILVYVGAVMVLFLFVVMMLDINMDRIRQGFWNYLPLGAILGLLMVLEMGLVLGSKYFQVPAAEALVPAGISNTKSIGALMFSEYVYPFELASIVLLVGMIAAIVLTYRGPKKTKYTNPNQQVFVKAKDRVRVLQMPVEKD encoded by the coding sequence ATGGATTTTCAGACTCTGGTCTTCTTCTTCCTGTCGGCGATACTAATCGTCGCCAGCCTGCGCGTGATTACTGCCCGTAATCCGGTCCACGCCGCCCTGCACCTGATTCTCGCCTTCTTCACCTGTGGCGGTATCTGGGCTTTGCTGCAGGCCGAATTCCTGGCCATCGCCATCATCCTCGTCTACGTCGGGGCGGTCATGGTGCTGTTCCTGTTTGTCGTGATGATGCTCGACATCAACATGGATCGCATTCGTCAGGGTTTTTGGAACTACCTGCCGCTGGGGGCCATCCTTGGCCTGCTGATGGTCCTCGAGATGGGCCTGGTGCTGGGCAGCAAGTATTTCCAGGTGCCGGCCGCAGAAGCGCTGGTGCCGGCCGGTATTTCCAATACCAAGAGTATTGGCGCGCTGATGTTCAGCGAATATGTCTATCCGTTTGAACTCGCTTCCATCGTGCTGCTCGTCGGCATGATCGCAGCGATTGTTCTGACCTACCGTGGTCCCAAGAAGACCAAGTACACCAACCCGAATCAGCAGGTCTTCGTCAAGGCGAAGGATCGCGTCCGCGTGCTGCAGATGCCGGTTGAAAAAGACTGA
- the nuoI gene encoding NADH-quinone oxidoreductase subunit NuoI, which translates to MGSMKEIFNSLLLKELLKGMAVTGKYFFARKITVQYPEEKTPQSFRFRGLHALRRYPNGEERCIACKLCEAICPAMAITIEAEPRDDGSRRTTRYDIDLTKCIFCGFCEEACPVDAVVETRVFEYHGEKRGDLYYTKQMLLANGDRYEDQIAKDRALDASYR; encoded by the coding sequence ATGGGTTCGATGAAGGAAATCTTCAACAGCCTGCTCCTCAAGGAGCTGTTGAAAGGTATGGCGGTGACCGGCAAGTATTTCTTTGCCCGCAAGATCACCGTTCAATATCCCGAGGAAAAAACGCCGCAGAGCTTCCGTTTCCGCGGTCTGCACGCCCTGCGCCGCTACCCGAACGGGGAAGAGCGTTGCATCGCCTGCAAACTGTGCGAAGCGATCTGTCCGGCGATGGCGATCACCATCGAGGCCGAGCCGCGTGACGATGGTTCGCGCCGTACGACGCGTTACGACATCGATCTGACCAAGTGCATCTTCTGCGGCTTCTGCGAGGAAGCCTGTCCGGTCGATGCGGTCGTCGAGACCCGCGTTTTCGAGTACCACGGCGAGAAGCGTGGTGACCTGTACTACACGAAGCAGATGTTGCTGGCCAATGGCGATCGTTATGAAGATCAGATCGCCAAGGACCGTGCCCTTGATGCTTCCTACCGATAA
- the nuoL gene encoding NADH-quinone oxidoreductase subunit L — MEMQKLYLLVPLAPLFGAMIAGLFCRVIPRWLAHTVTIAGVGAAFVLSLIIFKDVQAGHTFNGPVYTWLTTGDYKFEVGFLIDTLTTTMMLVVTFVSLMVHIYTIGYMQEDPGYNRFFSYISLFTFSMLMLVMSNNFMQLFFGWEAVGLVSYLLIGFWYTRPTAIFANMKAFLVNRVGDFGFILGIGLVLAHFGSLDYATVFAKAPELATKTINIWGSAEWSLLSVTCICLFIGAMGKSAQVPLHVWLPDSMEGPTPISALIHAATMVTAGIFMVSRMSPLFELSTTALSFVLIIGAITALFMGFLGIIQNDIKRVVAYSTLSQLGYMTVALGASAYSVAIFHLMTHAFFKALLFLAAGSVIIGMHHDQDIRNMGGLRKYMPITWLTSLVGSLALIGTPFLSGFYSKDSIIEAVELSHIPGAGFAYFAVLAGVFVTAFYSFRMYFLVFHGEERFGKADAHHDDHHAAHDADAHDAHGDHDDAHDAHEHHGLAPGQKPHETPWVVTLPLVLLAIPSLAIGFFAIEPMLYGEYFKGVIFVDNEAHPAMEHLAEHFHEHFHDAFGMATHAFTSLPFILAFAGVALSWFFYMKRPDIPAAIQRRFSAINTLFENKYYFDKINEVVFAGGARLLGKTFWQVGDVAIIDGMIVNGSARLVGWISSIARLFQTGYVYHYAFTMIIGLFALMTWSIFRA; from the coding sequence ATGGAAATGCAGAAACTTTACCTGCTCGTCCCGCTCGCGCCGTTGTTCGGCGCGATGATTGCCGGCCTTTTTTGTCGCGTGATTCCGCGTTGGCTGGCGCATACCGTCACCATCGCCGGGGTTGGTGCTGCCTTCGTCCTGTCCCTGATCATCTTTAAGGACGTGCAGGCCGGTCACACCTTCAACGGCCCGGTTTATACCTGGCTGACTACCGGTGATTACAAGTTTGAAGTCGGTTTCCTGATCGACACGCTGACTACCACGATGATGCTGGTTGTCACCTTCGTGTCGTTGATGGTGCACATCTACACCATCGGTTACATGCAGGAAGACCCGGGTTACAACCGTTTCTTCAGCTACATCTCGTTGTTCACTTTCTCCATGCTGATGCTGGTGATGAGCAATAATTTCATGCAACTCTTCTTCGGCTGGGAAGCGGTTGGTCTGGTTTCCTACCTGCTGATCGGTTTCTGGTATACCCGTCCGACGGCGATCTTCGCCAACATGAAGGCCTTCCTGGTCAATCGCGTCGGTGACTTTGGCTTCATTCTCGGCATTGGTCTGGTTCTGGCCCACTTCGGTTCGCTCGATTACGCCACCGTGTTTGCCAAGGCACCGGAGCTGGCCACTAAGACGATCAACATCTGGGGTTCGGCCGAGTGGTCGCTGCTCAGCGTCACCTGTATCTGCCTGTTCATCGGCGCCATGGGCAAGTCAGCTCAGGTTCCGCTGCATGTCTGGCTGCCGGACTCGATGGAAGGCCCGACCCCGATTTCCGCGCTGATTCACGCTGCAACCATGGTGACTGCCGGTATTTTCATGGTGTCGCGCATGTCGCCGCTGTTCGAACTGTCGACGACGGCCCTGTCCTTCGTTCTGATCATCGGTGCAATCACCGCGCTGTTCATGGGCTTCCTCGGCATCATCCAGAACGACATCAAGCGCGTCGTCGCCTACTCGACGCTGTCGCAGCTCGGTTACATGACGGTCGCACTGGGTGCCTCCGCCTACTCGGTCGCCATCTTCCACCTGATGACGCACGCTTTCTTCAAGGCGCTGCTGTTCCTTGCCGCCGGTTCTGTCATCATCGGCATGCACCACGATCAGGACATCCGCAACATGGGCGGCCTGCGCAAGTACATGCCGATCACCTGGCTGACCTCGCTGGTCGGTTCGCTGGCCCTGATCGGTACGCCCTTCCTGTCGGGCTTCTATTCGAAGGATTCGATCATCGAAGCGGTTGAGCTGTCGCATATTCCCGGTGCCGGCTTTGCATACTTTGCCGTACTGGCAGGTGTCTTCGTAACCGCCTTCTACTCCTTCCGGATGTACTTCCTCGTCTTCCACGGCGAAGAACGTTTCGGCAAGGCAGATGCCCATCACGATGATCATCACGCTGCGCATGACGCCGATGCCCATGACGCCCACGGCGATCATGATGACGCGCACGATGCGCATGAACATCACGGTCTGGCCCCGGGTCAGAAGCCGCATGAAACGCCGTGGGTTGTCACGCTGCCGCTCGTCCTGCTGGCTATTCCGTCGCTTGCCATCGGTTTCTTTGCCATTGAGCCGATGCTCTACGGCGAATACTTCAAGGGCGTGATCTTTGTCGATAACGAAGCTCACCCGGCGATGGAACACCTGGCGGAACACTTCCACGAGCACTTCCACGACGCGTTCGGCATGGCTACGCATGCTTTCACCAGTCTGCCCTTCATCCTGGCTTTCGCTGGGGTCGCCCTCTCCTGGTTCTTCTACATGAAGCGTCCGGATATCCCTGCAGCGATTCAGCGTCGTTTCTCGGCAATCAACACGCTGTTTGAAAACAAGTACTACTTCGACAAGATCAACGAAGTCGTTTTCGCCGGTGGTGCCCGTCTGCTGGGCAAGACCTTCTGGCAGGTTGGCGATGTGGCCATCATCGACGGCATGATCGTCAATGGTTCCGCCCGCCTGGTCGGATGGATTTCATCGATAGCCCGTCTGTTCCAGACCGGTTACGTCTATCACTACGCTTTCACCATGATCATCGGCCTCTTTGCGCTGATGACCTGGTCGATATTCCGCGCCTGA
- the nuoN gene encoding NADH-quinone oxidoreductase subunit NuoN, whose protein sequence is MFDNFVVPDLLPAAPEIFLAVMALAILMIDLLVKDSRRTVTFVLTQLTLVGCALLQFGSSTGEIVYTFSNMFVDDLMSDLLKLFLYMTVIVVMFYSRGYIIERPTMNKGEYYVLTLFATLGMMVMISANHFLTIYLGLELLSLSLYAMVAMNRDSATSTEAAMKYFVLGALASGLLLYGMSMIYGATGTLEITGVGERLLSGGVNKSVLVFGLVFLVSGLAFKLGVVPFHMWIPDVYHGAPTSVTLFIGSAPKLAAFAIVMRLLVNGLITMAADWQMMLIILSVLSMAIGNLAAIAQTNLKRMLAYSAISHMGFMLLGITTGVVSGDARYALNAYSSAMFYVIAYVMMSAGTFGMILLMSRAGFEADNLEDFKGLNKRSPWFAGVMLMLMFSMAGVPFFIGFFAKFSVLQAVVAAGYMWLAIVAVLFSLIGAFYYLRVVKLMYFDAPADETPIAAGLDMKILVSVNGLAVAGFGIFPQMIMSLCAYALLRSL, encoded by the coding sequence ATGTTCGACAATTTCGTTGTTCCCGATCTCCTGCCCGCCGCTCCGGAAATTTTCCTGGCGGTCATGGCCCTGGCCATTTTGATGATCGACCTGCTGGTCAAGGATAGCCGTCGTACGGTGACCTTCGTGCTGACCCAGCTGACCCTGGTCGGCTGTGCACTGCTCCAGTTCGGAAGCAGTACCGGCGAGATCGTCTATACCTTCAGCAACATGTTTGTCGACGATCTGATGTCCGACCTGCTGAAGCTCTTCCTGTACATGACCGTCATCGTTGTGATGTTCTACTCGCGTGGCTACATCATCGAACGTCCGACCATGAACAAGGGCGAATACTACGTACTGACGCTGTTCGCGACGCTGGGCATGATGGTGATGATTTCCGCCAATCATTTCCTGACCATCTATCTTGGTCTGGAACTGCTCTCCCTGTCGCTCTATGCAATGGTGGCGATGAATCGCGACTCGGCGACTTCAACCGAAGCTGCGATGAAGTATTTCGTGCTCGGCGCCCTGGCTTCCGGCCTGCTTCTCTACGGCATGTCGATGATCTACGGCGCCACCGGTACGCTGGAAATCACCGGTGTCGGCGAGCGTTTGCTGAGTGGCGGTGTCAACAAGAGCGTGCTGGTCTTTGGCCTGGTCTTCCTGGTTTCCGGCCTGGCCTTCAAGCTTGGCGTGGTGCCGTTCCATATGTGGATTCCTGACGTCTATCACGGCGCCCCGACCTCGGTCACGCTGTTCATCGGTTCCGCCCCGAAGCTGGCTGCGTTCGCCATCGTCATGCGCCTGCTGGTCAATGGCCTGATCACCATGGCTGCCGACTGGCAGATGATGCTGATCATCCTTTCCGTGCTGTCCATGGCAATCGGTAATCTCGCCGCCATTGCCCAGACCAATCTGAAGCGCATGCTGGCCTATTCCGCGATTTCGCACATGGGCTTCATGCTGCTCGGCATCACCACCGGCGTGGTCAGCGGCGATGCGCGCTATGCGCTCAATGCCTACAGCTCTGCCATGTTCTACGTCATCGCTTACGTGATGATGTCGGCCGGTACTTTCGGCATGATCCTGCTGATGTCGCGTGCCGGCTTCGAGGCCGATAACCTTGAAGATTTCAAGGGGCTCAACAAGCGTAGCCCGTGGTTCGCCGGCGTCATGCTGATGCTGATGTTCTCGATGGCGGGTGTGCCGTTCTTTATCGGCTTCTTCGCTAAGTTCTCGGTGCTGCAGGCAGTCGTCGCAGCCGGTTACATGTGGCTGGCCATCGTCGCAGTGCTGTTCTCGCTAATCGGTGCCTTCTACTATCTGCGTGTGGTCAAGCTGATGTACTTCGATGCGCCGGCCGACGAAACGCCGATCGCTGCCGGTCTCGACATGAAGATTCTGGTTTCGGTGAATGGTCTGGCGGTAGCCGGCTTCGGGATCTTCCCGCAGATGATCATGTCGCTGTGTGCCTATGCACTGCTGCGCTCGCTTTGA